CGCTGAAGCGCGTGCCCAGGGCCAGGATGTCGCCTTCGCCACTGCGCACGCTCAGGGGACGCGGGTCCTTGGCGGTTTCCACCAGGATCTCGCCCCGGCGCAGGTGGATCAGGCGCTGGCCCGCGTCGTAGCGGATATCCACACGGCTGTCGGTGTTGAGGTCCAGGCGCGTGCCATCGGCCAGGGTCAGTTGCCGGCGCTCGCCGATCCGTGTCGCGTAATCGGCGCTCCAGGGCGAAACCCGGTAGCCCTGCCACCCCACTACCCCGCCCCCAAGCAACAGGGCCAGGGCCTTCACCGCCTGGCGTCGATCGCGTCGGGCGCTCTGCAGCGTTTGCGCGGCGCCGCCAGGGGCATTGCCCAGTTGCCCCTGCAACTGCTCCAGCCGCGCCCAGGCCGCGGCATGGCGCGGGTCGGCGCCGAGCCAGGCTTGCCAGGCGGCGCGGGTGGCGGCATCGACGTGGCTGTCGTGCAAGCGTACGTACCAGTCCACGGCATCGCTGAGAATCGCCTTCATGCCTGCTCGAACAACAGGCAGTGCATCAGCCCGCGCGCCAGGTGCTTGCGCACGGTGCTCACCGACACGCCCAGGCCCTCGGCGGTCTTCTCGTAGCTCAGGCCGTCCAGTTGCACCGCCAGGAAGATCGCCCGCGTACGCGAGCCCAGGCCATCGAGCATGCGGTCGATGGCGATCAGGGTATCGAGAATGGCCGCGCGGGCTTCGGCGGACGGCGCGTAATGCTCTGGCTGCAAGGCCAGGCTCTCGAGGTAGGCGGCTTCCAGGCTGCGCCGGCGGTAGAGGTCGATGACCAGGCCCCGGGCGATGGTAGCCAGGTAGTGCCGGGGTTGGTTGAGGGTGGCGGCAGTGCGGGCCAGCAATACCCGGATAAAGGTGTCCTGGGCCAGATCGGCGGCATCGGCGGCGTTGTTAAGGCGTTGCCGCAGCCAGCCATGGAGCCAGCTGTTGTGCTCGCGGTAGAGCGTTTCCAGGCCTTTTTGCGCAGCGCCGTCGGGAGCAACGGTGGACATCGTGGCGCTTCCCCTCGAAAGATTTACAGATGCAAATAAGAATGTGTCGCAAGTGTACCCAGAGAGAACCAAATAGGGAATGCCAGAATCCAGCGCCCGCCACGCAGGCGGCGCTGGCTCGATCTGGGCGGCGCCTTCAAGACGGCAGCTGCACCTGCGCCCGGTTGCCCACGAAAATCGCCCAACTGGAAATGAACAACGCGGCGATCAACGGCCCGATCACGAAGCCATTGAGCCCGAACACCGCCAACCCACCCAGCGTGGACACCAAGATCAGGTAATCCGGCATCCGCGTGTCCTTGCCCACCAGGATCGGCCGCAACAGGTTGTCCACCAGCCCGATCACCAGCACGCCGAATGCGCTCAGCACCACGCCCTGCCAGATCGCCCCGGTCAGCAGGAAATACACCGCCACCGGCGCCCAGACGATCCCCGCGCCCACCGCCGGCAACAGCGACAGGAACGCCATCAGCACCGCCCAGACCAACGCGCTGGGGATGCCCAGCACCCAGAAGATCAGGCCACCCAAGGCGCCCTGGGTGACCGCCACCAACAAGTTGCCCTTGACCGTGGCGCGCACCACGCGCTTGAACTTCAGCTGCAACCTGCGCTTTTGCTGCTCGGGCAACGGCACCGCCTGGCGCACCTTGCGCGCAAGCTCGGCGCCCTCGCGCAAGAAGAAGAACAGCAGGTAGAGCATGATGCCGAAGCTCACCAGGAAGTCGAAGGTCCCCTGGCCGAAGTTGAAGGCCTGCCCGGCGAGGAACTGGCTGCCCTGGGTCGCCCACTTGCTGATCTTGTCGCGCAGCCCGTCGAGGTTGCCCATGCCCATGCGGTCCAGCCAGTGCTGGGCATAGGCCGGCAACATGTCCTTGCCGTGCTCGATGTAGCCGGCGATGTCCAGCTGGCCGCTTTCGATGCGCTGGTAGAGCGCCGCGCCCTCCTGCACCAGCAGCGCGCTGATGACGATCACCGGCAAGATGGCGATCACCAGGCAGATGACCAAGGTCGCCGCCGTGACCAGGTTGCGCCGCCAGCCCAGGCGCAACAGGAGCTGGCGCTGCAGCGGCGAGAACAGGATGGCGAGGATCACCGCCCAGAAGATCGCCCCGTAGTACGGCAGCAGGATCCAGATGAAAGCGATGGTCACCAGCGCCAGCAACACCGTCAGCGCCTTGTTCTGCAACACAGTTTCGTTCATGGGCATTCCTCGAGGGTTCAACAGCTTAGTGCCCGGCGCCGGGGCAAAAGTGCCGTTGACCCAGATCAATACTGGCGCAGCGCCACGGCCTTAGCATCCGCGCCTTTTGCCCCCGGTGCGCACCATGACCTCACCCGCCACGCCCGAACTGCTCGCCCCCGCCGGCACCCTCAAGACCATGCGCTACGCCTTCGCCTATGGCGCCGATGCGGTCTACGCCGGCCAGCCGCGCTACAGCCTGCGGGTGCGCAACAACGAATTCGACCACGCCCACCTGGCCCTCGGCATCCAGGAGGCCCATGCCCTGGGCAAGCGCTTCTACGTGGTGGTCAACATCGCCCCGCACAACGCCAAGCTCAAGACCTTCCTCAAGGACCTGGCGCCTGTCATCGAGATGGGCCCCGACGCACTGATCATGTCCGACCCAGGCTTGATCATGCTGGTGCGCGAGCACTTCGCGCAGATGCCCATCCACCTCTCGGTGCAGGCCAACACGGTGAACTGGGCGGCGGTGCGGTTCTGGCAGGGCCTGGGCCTGTCGCGGGTGATCCTGTCCCGCGAGCTGTCGCTCGAAGAGATCGAGGAGATTCGCCAGCAGGTGCCGGACATGGAGCTGGAGGTGTTCGTCCATGGCGCGCTGTGCATGGCCTACTCCGGGCGCTGCCTGTTGTCCGGGTACCTGAACAAGCGCGATGCCAACCAGGGTACCTGCACCAACGCCTGCCGCTGGAAGTACGACACCACCCCGGCCACCGAGAACCTCACCGGCGATATCGTCCGCGAGGTCGAGCCGACCCTGGGCCTGGGCGCGCCCACCGAGCAGGTGTTCCTGCTCCAGGAGAGCAGCCGCCCCGGCGAACAGATGCCCGCCTTCGAGGACGAACACGGCACCTACATCATGAACGCCAAGGACCTGCGCGCCATCCAGCACGTCGAGCGGCTGGCCGCCATGGGCGTGCACTCGCTGAAGATCGAGGGCCGCACCAAGTCGCACTTCTACTGCGCCCGCGCCGTGCAGTCGTACCGCCAGGCCATCGACGACGCCGTGGCCGGTCGGCCATTCGACCGCGGCCTGATGGCCAACCTCGAGTCCCTCGCCCAGCGCGGCTACACCGAGGGCTTCCTGCGCCGCCACGTACATGACGAATACCAGAACTACCAGCGCGGCAACTCGGTGTCCGAGCGCCAGCAATTCGTTGGCGAGCTGACCGGGGTGCGCGTCGACGGCCTGGCCGAGGTCAAGGTGAAGAACCGCTTCGCCGTGGGTGACCATCTGGAGCTGATGACCCCGCGCGGCAACTACCACTTCGACCTGCACCGCCTGTGCGACCGCCAGCAGCAGGCGATCGAGGTGGCGCCAGGTGATGGCCATGTGGTCTACCTGCCGATCCCCGAGCAGGTTTCGCTGGAGTACGGCCTGCTGATGCGCGACCTGGACAGCGCCGAGGCCGCTGCCTGACAAATCTGTAATCGGCGCCTCAGGTGGCTGACAGGCGCTGGCGGTGACCATCGCGTCATGGCTGATCGCCGGGCCAGGCCGCTCCCACCGGGGCGGGCTGGCCTTGCGATTGGATGACCTTGCCAGCACCGAGAGCACGCCATGCCACCGACTCCAACCCGCCGCACCTTCGTCAAGGGCCTGGGCGCCGCCACCGCCCTCGCCGGCCTCGGCCTGTGGCGCCCGCTGGCCCAGGCCGGCGAAGGGCGACTGCCGTTGCACGACCTCAGCGGCCAGCAGTTCGAACTGTTCATCGGGCCGACCGCGGTCAACATCACCGGCCGCCCGCGCATCGCCCAGACCATCAATGCCAGCCTGCCCGGCCCGGTGCTGCGCTGGCGCGAGGGCGACAGCGTGACCCTGCGGGTGCGCAACCGCCTGGACCAGCCGACCTCGATCCACTGGCACGGCATCATCCTGCCGGCCAACATGGACGGCGTGCCGGGCCTGAGCTTCGCCGGCATCGAACCGGGCGGCGACTACCTGTACCAGTTCACCCTGCGCCAGAGCGGCACCTACTGGTACCACAGCCATTCCGGCCTGCAGGAGCAGGCCGGCGTGTACGGCGCCATCGTCATCGAGCCGCGCGAGCCCGAGCCGCACACCTACCAGCGCGACCATGTGCTGCTGTTCAGCGACTGGTCGGACCAGGCGCCGGAGGCGTTGATGGCCACGCTGAAGAAGCAGTCCGACGCCTTCAACTACGACAAGCGCACGGTCGGCGACTTCATCGACGATGTCGCCGACCACGGCTGGGGCAAGACCGTCAGCGAACGCTGGGCCTGGGCAAAGATGCGCATGAGCCCGACGGACCTGGCCGACATCAGCGCCGCCAGCTACACCTACCTGCTCAACGGCCAGCCGCCGGACGGCAACTTCACCTGCCTGTTCCAGCCCGGCGAAACCGTGCGCCTGCGCCTGATCAACGCCTCGGCGATGAGCTACTTCGACTTCCGCATCCCCGGGCTCAAGCTGACGGTGATCGCCGCCGACGGCCTGCCGGTGACGCCGGTGACCGTGGATGAACTGCGCATCGCCGTGGCCGAGACCTACGATGTGCTGGTCGCCGTCGGTGACCTGCCCGCCTACACCCTGTTCGCCCAGAGCATGGACCGCACCGGCTACGCCCGCGGTACCCTGGCCCGCGCGGCCGGCTTGCAGGCCCCGGTCCCCGCGCTCGACCCACGCCCGGTGCTGAGCATGGACGACATGGGCCACGGCGGCATGGCCCAGATGGACCCGGCCGGCATGGACCACAGCAAAATGGCCGGCATGGACCACTCGGCCATGGCTGGCATGCAGGCGCACCCCGCCAGCGAGACCGACAACCCGCTGGTAGACATGCAGACCATGGCCCCGCGCGCCAACCTGGCCGATCCAGGCCTGGGCCTGCGCGGCAATGGCCGCCGGGTGCTGACCTACGCCGACCTGCGCAGCCCCTACCCCGACCCGGACGGCCGCGAACCGTCGCGGGACATCGAGCTGCACCTGACCGGGCACATGGAGCGTTTCGCCTGGTCGTTCGATGGCATCCAGTTCAGCGACGCCGAGCCACTGCGCCTGAAGTACGGCGAGCGGGTGCGCATCACCCTGGTCAACGACACCATGATGACCCATCCCATCCACCTGCACGGCATGTGGAGCGACCTGGAAGACGAGCAAGGCCGCTTCCTGGTGCGCAAGCACACCCTCGACATACCACCCGGCAGCCGGCGCAGCTACCGCGTCAGTGCCGACGCCCTGGGCCGCTGGGCCTACCACTGCCACCTGCTCTACCACATGGAGACCGGCATGTTCCGCGAGGTACGGGTCGATGAATGAGATCATCAACCGGCGCATCGTCACCGGCGTCGCCCTGGTCGCCTTGCTGGCCAGCGAGCGCGCCCTGGCCGCCAGCATGACGGGCATGGACCACAGCCAGATGAACCATGGCGCCATGCCGATGATGGATCACCGCCAGATGAACCACGCCACGCCCACCAGCGCGCAACCGCGCACGCCCCTGGCGAACATCACCGATGCCGACCGGCGCGCCGCGTTCCCGCCGCTGCCAGGGCACCAGGTGCATGACCGCGCGATCAACTGGGCGGTGATCGTCGACCAGCTGGAATACCAGCACTTCGAAAGCAGCGGCGCGCTGAATTGGAACGCCACCGCGTGGGTCGGCGGCGATGTCGACCGGCTGTGGCTGCGCAGCGAGGGCGAGCGCGAGCAGGGCAAGACCCACAAGGCCGAGTTGCAGGCGCTGTGGGGCCATGCCATCAGCCCCTGGTGGGAACTGGTCGGTGGCGTGCGCCAGGACTTCAAGCCCGCCAGCGGGCAGACCTGGGCCGCCTTTGGCATCCAGGGCACGCCGCTGTACGGCCTGGAGCTGGAGGCCACCGCCTACGCCGGCGAGCGCCAGCAGACCGCGCTGCGCCTGGAGGCCGGTTACGCTATGCTGCTGACCAACCGCTGGATCCTCGAGCCCACTGTTGAAATGAACCTCTTCGGGCGCAACGACGCCGGCCGCGAACAGGGCTCGGGGCTGGCTGAAAGCGAAGTGGGGCTGCGCCTGCGCTACGAGATCAGCCGTGGTTTCGCGCCCTATGTCGGGGTCAGCTTCAACCGCCTGCACGGCAACCGCGCCGACCAGGCCCGGGAAGATGGCGAGGACATCGGCCAGACCCGGCTGGTGGCCGGGGTCCGCCTGCGTTTCTGACGCTTGCTGCCGGCCCTGCAGCAGCTGCCCTCCCACAGGGTCAAGCTAAATCAATAAGTTACGGTTTGTTCCATGAGAGCCGGCGCTGATCAACCCGATGTGTTTAGTTTCACAGGAGCTTCACCATGCTGCGCAAACACCTGCTCACCCTCGGCCTGCTGGCCATCACCGGCCTGGCCCAGGCGGCCGAGACCATCGACGTCTACCGCGATCCCAACTGCGGCTGCTGCAAGGCATGGATCAAGCACCTGAGCGACAACGGCTTCACCGTCAACGACCATGTCGAGCCGAACATGAGCGCAGTCAAGCAGCGCCTGGGCGTGGCGCCGCGCCTGGCCTCGTGCCACACCGCAGTGATCGCCGGCAAGTTCGTCGAAGGCCATGTGCCGGCCGAGCAGGTGCGCCTGCTGGCCAAGCGCGACGACCTCAAGGGCCTTGCCGTGCCCGGCATGCCCATGGGCTCGCCGGGCATGGAAATGGGTGACCACAAGGACGCCTACCAGGTCATCGGCGTAACCCGGGATGGCCAGGACACCGTGGTCGCCAACTACTGATGCTCAGCCTCGGGGCGCTGTTCTTAAGCGCCTTTGGCGCCGCCACCCTGCTCCCCCTGCAGTCCGAGGCCGTGCTGGTCGGCCTGCTGCTGCGCGAGCCCCAGGCCTGGGCGCTGCTGTTGCTGGTGGCGACCCTGGGCAATGTGCTGGGTTCGCTGGTCAACTGGCTGTTGGGCCGGGCCATCGAGCAACTGCGCGACAAGCGCTGGTTCCCGTTCAGCGCCAGCCAGCTGCAACGCGCCCAGCAGCGCTACCAGCGCTGGGGGCAATGGTCGCTGCTGCTGAGCTGGATGCCGCTGATCGGTGATCCACTGACGCTGATCGCCGGCATCATGCGCGAGCCCTTCTGGCGCTTCCTGCTGCTGGTCACCCTGGCCAAGGGCGGGCGCTACATCGTGGTGGCGCTGGTTACCCTGGGCTGGTTTCACAGCGGGTAACACCTTTGCTGCTCGGCCAGGGTCAGTGGCTGCTACAGTCGCCTTTCCCTACCTGGCCCTATTCGGAGTGCTCCCATGCTGCGCGCCACCGCCCTCGCCCTCGCCTGCCTCACCTCGGCTGGCGCCATCGCTGCCGCCCCCTCCACCTATGGCCAGCAGCTCGAAGGCTTCACCTACCCGTACCCGCTGCGCCACTTCGACTTCCAGTCCCAGGGCCAGGCGCTGCAAATGGGCTATATGGACGTACCCGCAAAGGGCAAGGCCAACGGCCACAGCGTGGTGCTGATGCATGGCAAGAACTTCTGCGCCGGCACCTGGGAAACCACCCTCGATGCCCTGAGCCAGGCCGGCTACCGGGTGATCGCGCCGGACCAGGTCGGTTTCTGCACCTCGAGCAAGCCGGCGCACTACCAGTACAGCTTCCAGCAGCTGGCCGACAACACCCACGCCCTGCTGGCGCAACTGGGCGTGGACCGGGCCATCATCCTCGGCCACTCCACCGGCGGCATGCTCGCCACCCGCTACGCGCTGATGTATCCCCAGCAGGTGGAGCGCCTGGCCATGGTCAACCCCATCGGCCTGGAAGACTGGAAAGCCCTGGGCGTGCCGTATCGCACCGTCGACCAGTGGTACGCCCGGGAACTCAAGCTCGATGCCGAAGGCGTGCGCAACTACGAACGCAACACCTACTACGCCGGGCGCTGGAAACCCGAGTACGAGCGCTGGGTGCAGATGCTGGTGGGGCTGAACCAGGGGCCCGGGCACAGGCTGGTGGCATGGAACTCGGCGCTGATCTACGACATGATCTTCACCCAGCCGGTGGTCCATGAGTTCAAGGACCTGAAAATGCCGACCCTGCTGCTGATCGGCGACCAGGACAGCACGGCGATCGGCAGCGATATCGCCCCGCCCGAGATCAAGGCCCGGCTAGGCCAGTACAAGGTGCTCGGGCCGCAGGTGGCGAAGCTGATTCCCCAAGGCGAGCTGGTCAGCTTCGAAGGCCTGGGGCATGCGCCGCAAATCGAGGAGCCGGGCAAGTTCCACCAGGCATTGCTTGGCTGGTTGCAGCGCTGAGGGTGCTTGGGCTGCCGGCGAACCGGCGGCTTGCACTCAGGTCCAGATCATCGCCTCGGTCCAGCCCAGCTCGGCGAAGTCCACCGCGCGCAAATGCGCTTCCTCCTCGCAGAAGAACTCATCCAGCTGCGGCGGCTGCACCTGGGTGTCACTGAGCATCGCATGCACCTGGCCACGGTGGTGGATCTGGTGTTCGAACAGGTGCGACAACAGGCGCAGGCGCTGTTCGCGCTGCACCCGGTCGGGCCGCACGATGCTCACGTAGCGCCGCAGTTGCTCATCGCGCAAGCCCCGGCAATAGGCGATCAGCCGCTGGTCGGCCTGGGCCTGCTGGGCCTGCAGGTCGGTGCAGGTGCAAAACGGTTGCTCGGGCTGGAAGAAGCGCTCGCCGTCCGGGTCGGGGGCAGCGCCGCGCTGCTCGCACTCCAGGGCGTCAAGGTAGAACCAGTCCACCGTCAGCAGGTGGTTGAGGGTGGCCTTGATCGACGGGAAGAAGCTGCAACGCGGGGCGACGAACTCGTCCTGGGTCAGTTGCAGGCAAGCCTTGTACAAGCGGTGGTTGGCCCAGCCATTGTTGTAGGCCTGGGTCAGCAGGTGATGCGACAGCGGCTCCATGGTCGGCTCCTTCAGGCGAAGCGTTGCAGTTGCATCTCCCGTAGCCGGCTGAGGGTGCGCTGGTACGGGAACGCCAGATACCCTTGAGTGTAGAGCGCTTCCAGGGGCACCTCGGCTTCCAGGTACAAGGCCACGCGCCGGTCGTAGCATTCATCGACCAGGGCGATGAAGCGGCGCACGCTGTCGTCCCTGGGCGCCAGGGTCGGCAGCTCGCGGTCGCCGGCCAGCACCCGCGCGGCGCCGTCCTCGGTGCCGCGGGCGATGCGACCGGCCCGTTGCTCGCCGCCCAGTTGCGGGATACCGCCCAGCAGGATCGCCGGGAAGCGGTCGCACAGGGCCATGAAGTCCATGGCCGCCAGCGGTTGCTCGCACAGGTCGCGGTACCGGCACCAGAGCGCCTGGCTACTGTGGCGCACCACGCGCACTTGCCGGGACCCGAGTTGCAGGGGTTGCTCGCTGCCTGGGTCAGTGGGGCTCAGTTGCTGGAACACACCGGCCAGTGCATCGGGCTGCGCGACCCAGTAACGCTGCTGCGCGGCCCCCGGGTGCAGCCGGTGATCCTGTTCGCCGGCCACCGCCTGCACGCCCATGTGCCGCTCGATGGCGGCGATGGCCGGCAGAAAACGCTCGCGGTTGAAGCCGTCGCGATACAGCTGGTTGGGGGGCTGGTTGGAGGTGGCAACCACCACCACCCCCTGGTCGAACAGTTCCTGGAACAGGCGCCCGAGGATGATCGCATCGCCAATGTCGCTGACGAACAACTCGTCGAAGCACAGCACGCGGATCTCGCCGGCAAGTGCTCGGGCCAGGGCCTGGAGCGGGTCGGCGGTGCCACCCAGCTGGAACAGGCGGCGGTGAACCCAGGCCATGAAATGGTGGAAGTGCTGGCGCCGGGACGGCACGGGCAGGCAACGGTGGAACAGGTCCATCAGCCAGGTCTTGCCACGCCCCACCGGGCCCCAAAGGTACAGGCCCTGGGTTGGCTTACCCTGGCACAGGGCATCGAAACAGGCTTGCAACGCAGCGACGGCCGCCGCCTGGGCGGGGTCGGTGACGAAGCCACGCTCGCCGAGGGCCTGATGGTAGAGAGATTCGGGAGTCATGCCGTGCATGGTACGCCATCCCGGCCTCAAGCCGCGCCCCCGCGCACTGCAGGCGCCAGCCTTGCTGGCGAACCCGGCAACCCCGGCGCCTCGGGTTACGCCCCCATCAACCCTGTTTCAAGCCGACCTTCAACAACATCCCATCCTTGTCATCGGTCAGCACATACAGGTAGCCGTCCGGCCCCACCCGCACATCGCGGATCCGCGCTTTCAGCTCACCCAGCAGGCGCTCTTCATGCACCACCTTGTCGCCTTCGAGCTGCAGGCGGATCAGCTCCTGGGTGGCCAGGGCGCCGATGAACAAGTTGTGGTCCCAGGCCTTGAAGGTCGGGCTGTCGTAGAACGCCATGCCACTGATGCCCGGCGATTTTTCCCACACATGGTGCGGGTCGACCATACCCGGGACATGCTTGCCCTTGGCCTCGGGGATCGGCAGCAACGAGTAGTTGATGCCATGGGTGGCGATCGGCCAACCGTAGTTCTTGCCCGGTGCCGGGATGTTGATCTCGTCGCCGCCACGCGGGCCGTGCTCATGGGTCCACAGCTTGCCGGTCCAGGGGTTGAGCGCCGCGCCCTGCTGGTTGCGATGACCGAACGACCAGATCTCGGGGCGCACCTGGTCGCGGCCGACGAAGGGATTGTCCTTGGGCACTTCGCCATCGGGCAGGATCCGCACGATCTTGCCCTGCAGCTTGTCCAGGTCCTGGGCGGTGGCGCGCTGATTGTTCTCGCCCAGGGCGATGAACAGGTAACCCTCGCGGTCGAACACCAGGCGCGAGCCGAAATGGTTACCCTCGGAAAGCTTGGGCAACTGGCGGAAGATCACCGTGAAGTTCTCCAGCCGTGCCTGGTCCTGGGACAGTTGCCCCCGGCCCACGGCAGTGCCGGCCTTGCCATCCTCGCCCGCCTCGGCGAACGACAGGTACACCGTGCGGTCCTGGGCGAACGCCGGCGACAGCACCACATCGAGCAGGCCGCCCTGCCCTTGGGCCCAGACCTTGGGCACGCCGGACAGCGGCGGGCCGACCTTGCCCTCGGCGCTGACGATGCGCAGGTTGCCTGGGCGCTCGGTCACCAGGATGGAATTGCCATCCGGCAGGAACGCCAGGGCCCAAGGGTTGCGCAGGCCATTGGCGAGGGTGCTGACACTCAGCTGGCCCTCCTCGCTGGGCAAGGTCTGCTCGGGGGCGGCCTGGGCCAGCAGTGGCAAGAGGCTGGCGGCGGCCAGGGTGATCAACCAAGTGCGTGGCGTCATGCTCGGGTCCTTCGCAGGGGCTCACGGCACGCGTTGCGAGTCGCGCGGTGGCCGGGTGGGTTCCAGGTTCGGGGGCTGTTGCTCGCGGCGCAGGTTATCGCCGTTGCCGATACCGCGGTTGTCCAGGGTCGGTGGCCGCGGGTTGGGCTGGGTGGACGGGCCGCGCACGGGCGGTGCAGCCGGCACGCTGCCCTGGCGGCTGTTGGGGTTGGCCCGCATGATCGGGCTGTTGTAGGGGTTGTTGCTGTCGTTGGCGGCCAATGGCGGCAACGGCAACGGCGCAGCCTGGAGCGGCAGGGCCAGCAACAGGCCGAGGGCCAGGGTTGCCAATGTGGGGTTCATGCTTCACCTCCGGTACGAAAAGGCGCGCTCCAAGGTTGGATAGCCTAAGGCGCGCAGGGTTCGACGCAAAAGTGGCAATCCGCGTGGAGATGATTCCTGATGTTTCAGTATGGCCCCTCGGAGTGCTTGTGGGCGCAGGTTTGCCCCGCGATGCCCCAGGCCCAACCGGGCCTTGTCGCGGGGCAAGCCTACGTCTCAGCCTTGCGCCAGGTGCTTGTCGACCTTGTGCCGGGCGGCATACAGGCACAGCATCTCCATCGCCAAGGTCGCCCCGGCCAGCGCGGTGATATCGGCATGGTCGTAGGCCGGCGCCACCTCCACCAGGTCCATGCCCACCAGGTTGATCCCACGCAGGCCGCCGAGGATCTCCAGCGCCTGCAGCGTGCTCAGCCCGCCGCACACCGGCGTGCCGGTGCCTGGAGCGAAGGCCGGGTCGAGGCAGTCGATATCGAAGGTCAGGTACACCGGCCTGTCCC
The window above is part of the Pseudomonas muyukensis genome. Proteins encoded here:
- a CDS encoding alpha/beta fold hydrolase, whose product is MLRATALALACLTSAGAIAAAPSTYGQQLEGFTYPYPLRHFDFQSQGQALQMGYMDVPAKGKANGHSVVLMHGKNFCAGTWETTLDALSQAGYRVIAPDQVGFCTSSKPAHYQYSFQQLADNTHALLAQLGVDRAIILGHSTGGMLATRYALMYPQQVERLAMVNPIGLEDWKALGVPYRTVDQWYARELKLDAEGVRNYERNTYYAGRWKPEYERWVQMLVGLNQGPGHRLVAWNSALIYDMIFTQPVVHEFKDLKMPTLLLIGDQDSTAIGSDIAPPEIKARLGQYKVLGPQVAKLIPQGELVSFEGLGHAPQIEEPGKFHQALLGWLQR
- a CDS encoding copper resistance protein B; the encoded protein is MNEIINRRIVTGVALVALLASERALAASMTGMDHSQMNHGAMPMMDHRQMNHATPTSAQPRTPLANITDADRRAAFPPLPGHQVHDRAINWAVIVDQLEYQHFESSGALNWNATAWVGGDVDRLWLRSEGEREQGKTHKAELQALWGHAISPWWELVGGVRQDFKPASGQTWAAFGIQGTPLYGLELEATAYAGERQQTALRLEAGYAMLLTNRWILEPTVEMNLFGRNDAGREQGSGLAESEVGLRLRYEISRGFAPYVGVSFNRLHGNRADQAREDGEDIGQTRLVAGVRLRF
- a CDS encoding DUF411 domain-containing protein: MLRKHLLTLGLLAITGLAQAAETIDVYRDPNCGCCKAWIKHLSDNGFTVNDHVEPNMSAVKQRLGVAPRLASCHTAVIAGKFVEGHVPAEQVRLLAKRDDLKGLAVPGMPMGSPGMEMGDHKDAYQVIGVTRDGQDTVVANY
- a CDS encoding AI-2E family transporter yields the protein MNETVLQNKALTVLLALVTIAFIWILLPYYGAIFWAVILAILFSPLQRQLLLRLGWRRNLVTAATLVICLVIAILPVIVISALLVQEGAALYQRIESGQLDIAGYIEHGKDMLPAYAQHWLDRMGMGNLDGLRDKISKWATQGSQFLAGQAFNFGQGTFDFLVSFGIMLYLLFFFLREGAELARKVRQAVPLPEQQKRRLQLKFKRVVRATVKGNLLVAVTQGALGGLIFWVLGIPSALVWAVLMAFLSLLPAVGAGIVWAPVAVYFLLTGAIWQGVVLSAFGVLVIGLVDNLLRPILVGKDTRMPDYLILVSTLGGLAVFGLNGFVIGPLIAALFISSWAIFVGNRAQVQLPS
- a CDS encoding FecR domain-containing protein gives rise to the protein MKAILSDAVDWYVRLHDSHVDAATRAAWQAWLGADPRHAAAWARLEQLQGQLGNAPGGAAQTLQSARRDRRQAVKALALLLGGGVVGWQGYRVSPWSADYATRIGERRQLTLADGTRLDLNTDSRVDIRYDAGQRLIHLRRGEILVETAKDPRPLSVRSGEGDILALGTRFSVRQDAGVSHVAVTAHAVQVRPRSSAQVVRIDSGYGLRFSADAVGPPLPVAPGALAWAQGMLVSIDWRLGDVVEALARYRPGYLGCAPQVAGLRLSGAFNLDDTDIALASLEDALPVRARRLTRYWVQLQPVEAG
- a CDS encoding DinB family protein, giving the protein MEPLSHHLLTQAYNNGWANHRLYKACLQLTQDEFVAPRCSFFPSIKATLNHLLTVDWFYLDALECEQRGAAPDPDGERFFQPEQPFCTCTDLQAQQAQADQRLIAYCRGLRDEQLRRYVSIVRPDRVQREQRLRLLSHLFEHQIHHRGQVHAMLSDTQVQPPQLDEFFCEEEAHLRAVDFAELGWTEAMIWT
- a CDS encoding YqaA family protein — encoded protein: MLSLGALFLSAFGAATLLPLQSEAVLVGLLLREPQAWALLLLVATLGNVLGSLVNWLLGRAIEQLRDKRWFPFSASQLQRAQQRYQRWGQWSLLLSWMPLIGDPLTLIAGIMREPFWRFLLLVTLAKGGRYIVVALVTLGWFHSG
- the trhP gene encoding prephenate-dependent tRNA uridine(34) hydroxylase TrhP; translation: MTSPATPELLAPAGTLKTMRYAFAYGADAVYAGQPRYSLRVRNNEFDHAHLALGIQEAHALGKRFYVVVNIAPHNAKLKTFLKDLAPVIEMGPDALIMSDPGLIMLVREHFAQMPIHLSVQANTVNWAAVRFWQGLGLSRVILSRELSLEEIEEIRQQVPDMELEVFVHGALCMAYSGRCLLSGYLNKRDANQGTCTNACRWKYDTTPATENLTGDIVREVEPTLGLGAPTEQVFLLQESSRPGEQMPAFEDEHGTYIMNAKDLRAIQHVERLAAMGVHSLKIEGRTKSHFYCARAVQSYRQAIDDAVAGRPFDRGLMANLESLAQRGYTEGFLRRHVHDEYQNYQRGNSVSERQQFVGELTGVRVDGLAEVKVKNRFAVGDHLELMTPRGNYHFDLHRLCDRQQQAIEVAPGDGHVVYLPIPEQVSLEYGLLMRDLDSAEAAA
- a CDS encoding sigma-70 family RNA polymerase sigma factor, coding for MSTVAPDGAAQKGLETLYREHNSWLHGWLRQRLNNAADAADLAQDTFIRVLLARTAATLNQPRHYLATIARGLVIDLYRRRSLEAAYLESLALQPEHYAPSAEARAAILDTLIAIDRMLDGLGSRTRAIFLAVQLDGLSYEKTAEGLGVSVSTVRKHLARGLMHCLLFEQA
- a CDS encoding copper resistance system multicopper oxidase, producing the protein MPPTPTRRTFVKGLGAATALAGLGLWRPLAQAGEGRLPLHDLSGQQFELFIGPTAVNITGRPRIAQTINASLPGPVLRWREGDSVTLRVRNRLDQPTSIHWHGIILPANMDGVPGLSFAGIEPGGDYLYQFTLRQSGTYWYHSHSGLQEQAGVYGAIVIEPREPEPHTYQRDHVLLFSDWSDQAPEALMATLKKQSDAFNYDKRTVGDFIDDVADHGWGKTVSERWAWAKMRMSPTDLADISAASYTYLLNGQPPDGNFTCLFQPGETVRLRLINASAMSYFDFRIPGLKLTVIAADGLPVTPVTVDELRIAVAETYDVLVAVGDLPAYTLFAQSMDRTGYARGTLARAAGLQAPVPALDPRPVLSMDDMGHGGMAQMDPAGMDHSKMAGMDHSAMAGMQAHPASETDNPLVDMQTMAPRANLADPGLGLRGNGRRVLTYADLRSPYPDPDGREPSRDIELHLTGHMERFAWSFDGIQFSDAEPLRLKYGERVRITLVNDTMMTHPIHLHGMWSDLEDEQGRFLVRKHTLDIPPGSRRSYRVSADALGRWAYHCHLLYHMETGMFREVRVDE